A stretch of the Ptiloglossa arizonensis isolate GNS036 chromosome 1, iyPtiAriz1_principal, whole genome shotgun sequence genome encodes the following:
- the LOC143151653 gene encoding serine protease inhibitor 28Dc isoform X1, whose amino-acid sequence MASALMFLGLLACSSAQLIYPDQYEMMKTSTIPPYFYTTPGRLTKPSGTRLVTHAKSNSPPVEQQVVHAFLESEISTTQHPSQVDSKSTENPLEDWGNHVNDIIVKGIMKFALDVEREIYRTQSTSMIDQPDNIVFSPISLSVTLAIVLAGSAGRTFDEVSRVLGLEAGVDISRNSEVVHQMFGMLLNQLHNEITGSPGPRINFATAAFVQNGYPILPQFESISRNVYDTEVINVDFARYRKQTQEMINKWVKQKTMGKIASILNDAPDPSTTVILLSALYFNGEWNQHFLQGATKRKPFFREPNDSIDIDMMYNGGQFPFFEDKQLGVKILGLPYKGHEITMYVLLPTAKGAKALRNFQNQLTVDTIENLIRNMKNETCIIGLPRMKLSSSLSLRSTLANLGLTSLFDSRLADLSLISQGVNSGTSPDSTSTVTPQNQQDQQNEMIFVPRINVNKEDHVVRRNCFTYEDKVRGYTVEQWSTGFNVKRSRKPRNSKSEQFPKTVEGKDSYKVEGSEARDAKVVSLEGNKYRFQEERKRNRRQSRPIDQNFLDFLKQRNFPSFGLDELRNSATLTNPHIFASDVLHKVEIDITEKGTEAAAVTAVLLERDGNQKRLVANRPFLFFIRHDPTRLMLFWGTLNTPTPNYSVT is encoded by the exons ATGGCAAGTGCACTGATGTTCCTCGGTCTGTTGGCCTGCAGTTCTGCCCAACTGATCTACCCAGACCAGTACGAAATGATGAAGACTTCGACGATCCCACCGTATTTTTACACGACACCCGGTCGTCTAACGAAACCTTCTGGAACCAGATTAGTGACACATGCGAAGTCGAACTCGCCACCAGTCGAACAACAAGTTGTCCATGCTTTTTTGGAGTCTGAAATCAGCACAACGCAACATCCATCGCAGGTAGATTCAAAATCCACCGAGAACCCACTAGAGGACTGGGGCAATCAC GTGAACGATATCATCGTTAAAGGGATAATGAAGTTTGCTTTGGACGTGGAGAGAGAGATCTACAGAACTCAGAGCACTTCGATGATCGATCAACCAGACAATATTGTTTTTTCGCCGATCAGTCTCTCGGTGACGCTGGCCATTGTCCTCGCAGGTTCTGCTGGCAGAACCTTCGACGAAGTGTCCAGGGTTCTTGGTCTGGAGGCTGGGGTCGACATCTCACGGAACTCCGAAGTCGTCCATCAAATGTTCGGCATGTTACTAAACCAGCTTCACAATGAGATAACAGGATCACCTGGACCACGCATAAACTTCGCCACTGCAGCATTTGTGCAG AATGGATATCCAATACTCCCGCAATTCGAGTCGATCAGCCGAAATGTCTACGACACCGAAGTGATAAACGTGGACTTCGCCAGGTACAGAAAACAGACACAGGAAATGATAAACAAGTGGGTGAAACAAAAGACAATGGGGAAAATCGCAAGTATCTTAAACGACGCGCCAGATCCATCAACGACTGTCATCCTCTTATCGGCACTCTACTTTAATGGAGAATGGAACCAGCACTTCTTGCAAGGAGCTACTAAAAG AAAACCGTTCTTCAGAGAAccaaacgattcgatcgacatCGATATGATGTACAACGGAGGGCAATTCCCCTTTTTCGAAGACAAGCAATTAGGTGTGAAGATCCTTGGTCTCCCATACAAAGGTCACGAA ATTACGATGTACGTGCTCCTCCCAACAGCCAAAGGTGCGAAGGCCCTCCGAAATTTCCAAAATCAACTGACCGTTGATACAATCGAGAATCTGATTAGAAACATGAAAAACGAGACATGTATCATCGGTCTACCGCGAATGAAATTGTCCAGCAGCCTCAGTTTAAGATCAACGCTTGCAAACTTAGGTTTAACCTCTTTGTTTGACTCAAGGTTGGCAGACTTGAGTCTCATATCTCAAGGTGTCAATAGCGGGACGTCGCCAGATTCAACTTCTACGGTAACACCTCAGAACCAACAGGATCAACAGAACGAAATGATATTCGTTCCACGTATCAACGTAAACAAAGAGGATCATGTGGTACGGAGAAACTGCTTTACGTATGAGGACAAAGTTCGCGGTTATACCGTGGAACAATGGTCTACCGGATTTAACGTGAAAAGATCACGGAAGCCTCGCAATTCCAAAAGTGAGCAATTTCCGAAAACTGTAGAGGGCAAGGACTCTTATAAAGTGGAGGGATCCGAAGCGAGGGATGCCAAGGTCGTGAGTCTAGAAGGGAACAAGTATCGTTTCCAAGaggaacgaaagagaaacaggAGACAGAGTAGGCCAATCGATCAGAACTTTCTGGACTTCCTCAAGCAGCGAAATTTTCCATCATTTGGACTGGACGAGCTCAGAAACAGCGCCACTTTAACTAACCCGCATATCTTTGCTAGCGACGTTTTGCATAAAGTGGAAATTGATATCACAGAGAAGGGTACCGAGGCCGCAGCCGTGACAGCCGTATTATTAGAACGTGATGGAAATCAAAAGAGACTGGTGGCGAATCGACCTTTCCTATTTTTCATTAGACACGATCCCACGAGGCTCATGCTCTTTTGGGGTACGCTGAACACTCCTACCCCGAATTATTCGGTGACATAA
- the LOC143151653 gene encoding serine protease inhibitor 28Dc isoform X2, translated as MASALMFLGLLACSSAQLIYPDQYEMMKTSTIPPYFYTTPGRLTKPSGTRLVTHAKSNSPPVEQQVVHAFLESEISTTQHPSQVNDIIVKGIMKFALDVEREIYRTQSTSMIDQPDNIVFSPISLSVTLAIVLAGSAGRTFDEVSRVLGLEAGVDISRNSEVVHQMFGMLLNQLHNEITGSPGPRINFATAAFVQNGYPILPQFESISRNVYDTEVINVDFARYRKQTQEMINKWVKQKTMGKIASILNDAPDPSTTVILLSALYFNGEWNQHFLQGATKRKPFFREPNDSIDIDMMYNGGQFPFFEDKQLGVKILGLPYKGHEITMYVLLPTAKGAKALRNFQNQLTVDTIENLIRNMKNETCIIGLPRMKLSSSLSLRSTLANLGLTSLFDSRLADLSLISQGVNSGTSPDSTSTVTPQNQQDQQNEMIFVPRINVNKEDHVVRRNCFTYEDKVRGYTVEQWSTGFNVKRSRKPRNSKSEQFPKTVEGKDSYKVEGSEARDAKVVSLEGNKYRFQEERKRNRRQSRPIDQNFLDFLKQRNFPSFGLDELRNSATLTNPHIFASDVLHKVEIDITEKGTEAAAVTAVLLERDGNQKRLVANRPFLFFIRHDPTRLMLFWGTLNTPTPNYSVT; from the exons ATGGCAAGTGCACTGATGTTCCTCGGTCTGTTGGCCTGCAGTTCTGCCCAACTGATCTACCCAGACCAGTACGAAATGATGAAGACTTCGACGATCCCACCGTATTTTTACACGACACCCGGTCGTCTAACGAAACCTTCTGGAACCAGATTAGTGACACATGCGAAGTCGAACTCGCCACCAGTCGAACAACAAGTTGTCCATGCTTTTTTGGAGTCTGAAATCAGCACAACGCAACATCCATCGCAG GTGAACGATATCATCGTTAAAGGGATAATGAAGTTTGCTTTGGACGTGGAGAGAGAGATCTACAGAACTCAGAGCACTTCGATGATCGATCAACCAGACAATATTGTTTTTTCGCCGATCAGTCTCTCGGTGACGCTGGCCATTGTCCTCGCAGGTTCTGCTGGCAGAACCTTCGACGAAGTGTCCAGGGTTCTTGGTCTGGAGGCTGGGGTCGACATCTCACGGAACTCCGAAGTCGTCCATCAAATGTTCGGCATGTTACTAAACCAGCTTCACAATGAGATAACAGGATCACCTGGACCACGCATAAACTTCGCCACTGCAGCATTTGTGCAG AATGGATATCCAATACTCCCGCAATTCGAGTCGATCAGCCGAAATGTCTACGACACCGAAGTGATAAACGTGGACTTCGCCAGGTACAGAAAACAGACACAGGAAATGATAAACAAGTGGGTGAAACAAAAGACAATGGGGAAAATCGCAAGTATCTTAAACGACGCGCCAGATCCATCAACGACTGTCATCCTCTTATCGGCACTCTACTTTAATGGAGAATGGAACCAGCACTTCTTGCAAGGAGCTACTAAAAG AAAACCGTTCTTCAGAGAAccaaacgattcgatcgacatCGATATGATGTACAACGGAGGGCAATTCCCCTTTTTCGAAGACAAGCAATTAGGTGTGAAGATCCTTGGTCTCCCATACAAAGGTCACGAA ATTACGATGTACGTGCTCCTCCCAACAGCCAAAGGTGCGAAGGCCCTCCGAAATTTCCAAAATCAACTGACCGTTGATACAATCGAGAATCTGATTAGAAACATGAAAAACGAGACATGTATCATCGGTCTACCGCGAATGAAATTGTCCAGCAGCCTCAGTTTAAGATCAACGCTTGCAAACTTAGGTTTAACCTCTTTGTTTGACTCAAGGTTGGCAGACTTGAGTCTCATATCTCAAGGTGTCAATAGCGGGACGTCGCCAGATTCAACTTCTACGGTAACACCTCAGAACCAACAGGATCAACAGAACGAAATGATATTCGTTCCACGTATCAACGTAAACAAAGAGGATCATGTGGTACGGAGAAACTGCTTTACGTATGAGGACAAAGTTCGCGGTTATACCGTGGAACAATGGTCTACCGGATTTAACGTGAAAAGATCACGGAAGCCTCGCAATTCCAAAAGTGAGCAATTTCCGAAAACTGTAGAGGGCAAGGACTCTTATAAAGTGGAGGGATCCGAAGCGAGGGATGCCAAGGTCGTGAGTCTAGAAGGGAACAAGTATCGTTTCCAAGaggaacgaaagagaaacaggAGACAGAGTAGGCCAATCGATCAGAACTTTCTGGACTTCCTCAAGCAGCGAAATTTTCCATCATTTGGACTGGACGAGCTCAGAAACAGCGCCACTTTAACTAACCCGCATATCTTTGCTAGCGACGTTTTGCATAAAGTGGAAATTGATATCACAGAGAAGGGTACCGAGGCCGCAGCCGTGACAGCCGTATTATTAGAACGTGATGGAAATCAAAAGAGACTGGTGGCGAATCGACCTTTCCTATTTTTCATTAGACACGATCCCACGAGGCTCATGCTCTTTTGGGGTACGCTGAACACTCCTACCCCGAATTATTCGGTGACATAA